Proteins from one Acropora muricata isolate sample 2 chromosome 9, ASM3666990v1, whole genome shotgun sequence genomic window:
- the LOC136928125 gene encoding transmembrane protein 161B-like — MALFGVQFVLSVAMATILQKISPFISLGKWILCNEHLVRYLHPSDEELRSLIGKSAMSSNKGKVRKGAASDSRKRQSNAAAVGNNIDDVKTFTVPCNVDVHLTKATIEEIDLLPQFLYHDYKWLIDFSFCAAVINVLVEILAYFLPEIYTQELNLGLVWNCLVIFFAIKVLISLVAAYWRGDDTGERSICLVFGLFFFVVAMAVLVIDESLLDFGLDKGYDSFSEKVAEFMKKQSISSSGPAPKWMFKLLLAMASASIGAFLTFPGMRLANMYLDSLFYCRETRIMLVLLHLNFLAPLFLVFLWVTPIVQGPLMAGSWHKDLSSKDSQPILTEKGYHNLRFILLLLFCGLRLSLVWRHLQSYLDMAHDRIEKMKKETGRISNVDLKRKVARVFYYLSAAALQYLAPTILLLFSVLMLRTLGCEDWNSNPVGASRIQYSAFISNRTREAALSLRGVLTPALFQGIMSYMVWWLCTAWLITSVFGVIYLKIFEAS, encoded by the exons ATG GCATTGTTTGGTGTTCAGTTTGTGCTGagtgttgccatggcaaccatCCTTCAAAAAATCTCTCCATTTATTTCTTTGGGGAAGTGGATCCTCTGCAATGAGCA CCTTGTTAGATATCTTCATCCAAGTGATGAGGAACTTAGAAGTCTGATTGGCAAGAGTGCAATGTCTTCTAACAAAGGCAAAGTCAGAAAGGGAGCTGCTTCTGATTCAAG GAAAAGGCAATCAAATGCAGCAGCTGTAGGGAACAACATTGATGATGTCAAGACATTCACCGTTCCTTGCAACGTTGACGTTCATTTGACCAAGGCTACG atTGAAGAGATTGATCTCCTGCCTCAATTTCTTTACCACGATTACAAATGGCTTATTGACTTTTCATTCTGCGCTGCTGTCATCAATGTTCTCGTTGAGATACTTGCTTACTTTTTGCCGGAGATTTATACGCAGGAGCTTAACTTGGGTCTTGTGTGGAACTGTCTTGTCATCTTCTTTGCTAT TAAGGTACTGATATCTCTTGTGGCAGCTTATTGGAGAGGAGATGACACAGGAGAGCGCTCCATATGTCTCGTGTTtggtttgttcttttttgtcGTTGCCATGGCAGTTCTTGTGATCGACGAGTCTCTCCTGGACTTTGGTCTCGATAAAG GCTACGATAGTTTTTCAGAGAAGGTTGCTGAATTCATGAAGAAACAAAGCATTTCTTCCAG CGGTCCAGCTCCGAAATGGATGTTCAAACTCCTCCTGGCGATGGCCTCTGCTTCAATTGGAGCGTTTCTTACTTTCCCTGGTATGCGATTAGCCAACATGTATCTGGATTCGCTGTTTTATTGTCGAGAGACCCGCATCATGTT GGTCCTTCTGCATCTAAATTTCCTGGCCCCTTTGTTCCTTGTCTTTTTGTGGGTGACACCAATTGTCCAAGGACCACTTATGGCCGGCTCATGGCACAAGGACCTCTCTAGCAAGGACTCTCAACCCAT ATTAACAGAGAAAGGATATCACAATCTTCGCTTTATTCTGCTTCTCTTGTTCTGTGGCTTGCGGCTGAGCTTGGTATGGCGCCATCTGCAATCATATCTTGACATGGCGCACGATAGAATcgagaaaatgaagaaagaaacgGGAAGAATCAGTAACGTTGATTTAAAGCGAAAG GTCGCCCGTGTGTTCTACTATCTGTCAGCGGCTGCTCTCCAATACCTGGCTCCAACCATCCTTCTTCTGTTTTCTGTGTTAATGCTGCGGACACTGG GTTGTGAAGATTGGAACAGTAACCCCGTGGGAGCATCTCGTATTCAGTACTCGGCTTTCATATCGAACAGAACAAGAGAAGCTGCATTGAGTCTGCGCGGAGTTCTGACGCCCGCTTTGTTCCAAGGAATCATGTCTTACATGGTCTGGTGGCTTTGTACTGCGTGGCTCATCACATCAGTGTTTGGAGTCATCTATCTCAAGATATTTGAAGCCAGTTGA